The Apostichopus japonicus isolate 1M-3 chromosome 14, ASM3797524v1, whole genome shotgun sequence region CTGTTAAATCAGAATTGAAGACTATTTAACTTTCTACTTGTTTTATCACATCAACACGGACTCCAGATATAAAtttcgcttttttttttaaatggcagGAAAAGTCGCTTGCATTGGCCGTATCAGAGCAGTCAAGAAATGTTGAAGCGTTAactgaagaaaataataaactCGAGGAAAAGAATGCATCATTAGAGGAGGCGTACAGGGGGATTCTTGTTAAAATGAAGTTGCATGAGGTAAAAATGAAAGTTATAACTGTAAATAATTTCCAATACTACAGTTGATAAAATATACTCTCCAAATGAGGACAGAGAGATATGTTTGTAAGTAATAAGAAGGGTTCATGCTAAGATTTAGATTAATGTCCTTTTTGTTGTAAAATTTCTTATTGTCACTTTAAAATAGAAAGCAAGTTATAAAGTTGACAGTTGACTTGGTATTTATCTTATCgttaaaacaaataaactttcGTCTGCAAGTACATTAGATACTTTGCACCATATTCCTATTTTCAGTTTTGTAATCTAAGTTCAAGTAAAGTGTAAGCACAGAAATTGTTTACCATGTACTTTGATATTTAGATAAGTGAATATCTGTCattagtttttatttgtttactgtATGAGCATCTAAAATACTTTGTTGACATgttttgtctatttttttttcttctcagaaacaattcaacgAAAATGCTAAGAACAAAGTGGATGTTGGAATCAACACAACAATAGATAAGTTCCCAATTGAAAAAGCAAACATGTCAAATTGCTCCGTTCAGACAATTGATAACGGAGCTTTCATTTCAAGTAGTATTGACATGAAATCAAAAGGAACTCAGTATTCCCAGGATGACATGTGTGGATCTAATGAAGACAAGTTTGATCTTTCACTCTTGGACCAAGCTAATTTATGTTCTACTTCaatcaataaaagacaaaaaGTAGAATTGACCAAAAATCCAAAGCAGGAACAAAACTACATCAACACTGGTAATGATCAGAGCTTGCCGACTATTGGTCGTTCTACAATTCACTCAAAGCAAATATCGGAAGACACATTTGAATATACAGTGTCAATGGAAGTTACAGATCAGGTCAATGCTCTAACAGAAGCACCTTTACGACACACAAACAATTTCGACCATCCTCCAAAACAACACAGAGATGATGATTCGAGACAAATCTATAAAGATTCTTGTCTGTTTGAAGAATCATGTAAAGTGGAAATAAAAAGTGGCAGTGTTACTGAATGTGACAGGAGACTCTTAACTTGTGAGGGTAAAAACCACCTAGTAGGTGATGGTGCCCGGCCTTCACAGGTAATGTTTGGTCATAATACCAAAACTCCGGTACCTAAAAAGGAAGCTAGAGAAGATGTATCCCCTAAACTGAGAGATAGTGACGTCATTGGTATCTTAAGTGCTCCTAACGTAACAGGGGTTGTGTCAGATCAAACATGCTTGGATTCAGCCTTAGTGATAAGACCATGCAAAGACAATTCTTCTAAGAGTCCATCAGATACAGCCGAAGTTAATGATAATGTCAGCGTCTCGGCCCATGCACCTACAACTGATGTCCCTTCACCTGAACTTAATCGGCCTCCCTCCAAGGAACATAAAATAGATACCATTAACAAAGAGAAAGGCAGGGCTGATCAGTTCATTAGCCAATGTGACAAAGGCATATCGCAAATCGAAGTTTCCAGTGCAGTAGAAATTAAGGAGATGGGAAAGGTGGCCACTTCGGTGGTATTTAATACCTCTGGAGCGTCAGAAAGTAAAGCGATTGCACTGAATGATACCATTGTGACGGGTACAACCAAACCAGATACACATTCACGAAGTACTGTTTCCGTGCCAAGTACTCATTGGAAAGGATGGAAAGATAGTGCAAAGACAAGTGGCGATTTAAGTTCCATTTCACAGGTTACAGATATCATATCCGAACCGGTTTTGCACGATATCACCGGTGATACATCTCCCAAAATGTTAATTCTTCCAAAGAAAACTGCAGAAAGTGGAACATTTTCCATGGGTACTGGAGAGATTGGTGTGGAATATCTGGCGGAATCTTGCAATGCAGCCGGCCGTCCAACTTCCAAAGATAGCCCAGATGATTTTAAGGTTTCAAGCACATTCACAATTCGCAATAGAAATTATATAGAAGACGCAGAGAATATAACAACAAGTGACGAACTTGAGCGGGATATGAGCTATAGTGAAATTAAACATCCGTCACCAAAGGAACGTCATGTAACTGAAGTTACCCAAACTCAAGATTCTCGCAGGTTGAACGACAGGTCAGATGTAAAGTGTAACCAAAACATAGCCATTCAAAGAAACCCGAAGATATTAAGTAATGACAACATTGCACAATTACCGACGTCCGTAATGTCACATAAAACATTGCCTGCATATATCAACCAAAGCGAAGTTTTACCTACTTTGGCAGCCAATTGGCCTGCTGGTTCCCTATCTACAACAAGTTGTAAAACTACCAAAGAGTCATCAAGTATCCCTCGCGCAACAATAAATCCTTCCCAATCTTCCCACGAGAATAAACAGGAACCAGTGCCAGACCCTTCTCTGTCATTTAATAGACCACAATTACTGACTTCCTCTGGTGCCTGGTTGGCTTCTGATCCACCACATCAGTATAACCTTGGTTTCACAAAGCGGAATGTAAGAGTAAATCTTAAGCGGATCACTGGGAAGCTACAGTCCCCTGGCAAACCGACTACTCTCACTCGAGCTACAGATCAACAGAACCAGCCATCTGATAGGATTTCGTGGGTAGCTACATCTATACCTGCCCTATCAGATGAGGTTAAAGGTGCACAGCAACAGGTAGTACCAATTGTGcgacatttatgtcaaacatcAGTTCCCTTGAAGGATTCGATACCAATTATGACTTTACCTGACAAAGATCCTTCAACAACCTGCAATTCGTTGTCCGTCGACCTGCAACCAACTGACAGGGAGAGAGATGTAACAATCATCTCAGATTACGGGAAAGGTATAACTGATGGAGTCTTAcaacaatcacaagacagttcttcatccaTCGCTTTTCAAACTGAATGCACATCTGAGCCACTGATCTTGGTTGATGCATCAGTGCGATCAAAAGATGCTGATCGCAAGGACGTTACGGTAAGTGTTTGAGAGCATTGGAACTATGCTAATACTTGAGAGCATGGTTACTATGCTAATACTCgcatatttacaaatttgctGATTGTGAATCCCAACCATGAGCAGCCTAAGTCGTGTAACTGTCCTCCTTACGTAAAGTTGGCGGTGTGGGGCAGCCACCCGAATGTTCAGATATATTCGTGAAGTTGGTTGATTTTATCATAATCTTGAATAATAATGATTACAAATATGAGTGAAATGTTTAAGGAGAAATTAGCCCAACAGCAGCATTAACAAAGACTGCATGTTTTGATGAATTCCTACAGAGAAGATCATATGAGAGATTTTACATTATATTAGTCCTTCGCACACAACACTAGATGTGTCAACAAAGgcataattattaatatttataatttattatgatgtttatttgtttattttcagtaaCAGGTATATGGAGTTACGAAATACTTAATCTATAGTATGAAGATTTGAACTTGACCTATAACTGTCATAACTTTCAATGTTAACACTGATTACATTTTACGctgtaaatgtttaataatACTAATCAAATTTTCAAGTCATGAAAACAGTGTCTTTACAGGAGAATTATATTTTCGTCGGGTCTTGTCTTTATTCTGACTTAAGTGATAAGTCGGTAAACATAAGCCAAAATTATAATATTCACAATTAAAATGAACTACCATTTGCCTTTTTAGTTGAACCCATCATATTCGAGAGATTCCCGCTCAGATCTTGCAGCTCGTAAGCGCCCTCAGTTTGAGGATCCCTCAGAAATGAGCCTTTTTTCCGATGAAGATGAAGACCTATCGTCCAGCCTTAATAGAGAAATTGAAAAAGCTCAGAGTATCTTGAACAGAAGCAGACTGAAGAGGCCGAGAAGATGCAAACCAGCTTTGTCAATTAGTGGAGAGTTACAGGAAGAATAAAATAGCTGGTTAGAATAATGGCTACGCTACAGGTACACATGACGAGTTTTGTGACTGCGTTGTTGAAGTGAGTGTGTTTGATGTTATATGTGCATTCAAGGTTAAACTTTGTATGTTTTCTTTGCTGAAAGAATATGCACAAATGCCATTAACGTCAAACACATTTACAGAAATTAACATAATGGATTGACGATAAGTTAGTTGCCGATTACACGTTTAATaaccaaaatatatattgcaaaaatTAAGGTAGGTGAAGGGGTTGGGGGATATCTAAACTAAACGCACAGAACGTTACTATAATTAACATAAAACTAGCGTAACATACTTTTGACCATTTGATAATATCTTGCATATGTTTTACAATCACTTTAAAGCCTATTAGAAATATCCTGCGGCTTGCATTAAAGCTAATTTTACCATGATGGAAGAATTACGatgatttatattatttaaatatatattttatacaaacTACACTATTATTTCCTATTTTATTTCACCAGTACAACGACAACATCAACACTTAGCATATAGATTTAGCATAATGTCGTTCCAGTTTTAGCTTATACTACTTTGTGTGTAAGAATCGCGATTTAGTCGTGATATGAAAGTTAAGGATAACTACATGTTGTTTattttatctgttttttttttaaactgcatGAATATTGTCCCACAGTTACTAGAAGGTATATGGTAAGAATTGGAATGTGGTAACAAATGTAATCCAGCTGTGGTACGTACATACAAacataggcataggagcccaatttgattgggggaggggggctgtaacgacttgcccgaaaaatataaccaacagtTTTCATGTTAATTGACATATCATAttggcatgcatcggttattacatcgcaaaagaaatgtcttatgtaggtGGAGAAAAGGCATGGAGggccaattatgtcaaaactctcttttcacattagtaatggcgaattagttgGGCAAGctaagaactttattttaatttaccaGGGAGATTTATCTTAAACTATcgatttcctttagctacatcagtAGGCGCCCgtaaaattctcagcatattgcccgaattttcacaaaaatgtttggttgggggggggggctgcagacCCCCAAGTCctccgcctcctacgcctatgcatacAAACCCGACTGCTCGGtttgaattttacttaaccGTGGGAACGTCGTATATAG contains the following coding sequences:
- the LOC139979598 gene encoding uncharacterized protein, whose product is MACPTESKESSEFGGPVHPNIDDDLKYMVIQLCEEVNFLRMTKKESEERMRHLVIEQHKHERELEDEILKNSILRDKHEQKLLDLDRSYQDDIKRLNREKSKLVWENESWEKDVKSVKDEVRSLQLEKYNLERIIREQSHLLKTQTAAGESCIKQASIFEEQFKDIKQSLEKCNTQVLILSKEVKEAMVLNERLSFINTHNECMKRKLESKLDEKERIISELTVKTKLKETTSGIKPLEIGAIGFLDKEELKQLKRNEELLKKQLESSHERSKEIRKQLDEAQVLIDKYVTIHVKYKDIVEVMEGEKKEMIEKIMKLENDRSTEEKVVKNLEEEMDQLKVKWNDKEKSLALAVSEQSRNVEALTEENNKLEEKNASLEEAYRGILVKMKLHEKQFNENAKNKVDVGINTTIDKFPIEKANMSNCSVQTIDNGAFISSSIDMKSKGTQYSQDDMCGSNEDKFDLSLLDQANLCSTSINKRQKVELTKNPKQEQNYINTGNDQSLPTIGRSTIHSKQISEDTFEYTVSMEVTDQVNALTEAPLRHTNNFDHPPKQHRDDDSRQIYKDSCLFEESCKVEIKSGSVTECDRRLLTCEGKNHLVGDGARPSQVMFGHNTKTPVPKKEAREDVSPKLRDSDVIGILSAPNVTGVVSDQTCLDSALVIRPCKDNSSKSPSDTAEVNDNVSVSAHAPTTDVPSPELNRPPSKEHKIDTINKEKGRADQFISQCDKGISQIEVSSAVEIKEMGKVATSVVFNTSGASESKAIALNDTIVTGTTKPDTHSRSTVSVPSTHWKGWKDSAKTSGDLSSISQVTDIISEPVLHDITGDTSPKMLILPKKTAESGTFSMGTGEIGVEYLAESCNAAGRPTSKDSPDDFKVSSTFTIRNRNYIEDAENITTSDELERDMSYSEIKHPSPKERHVTEVTQTQDSRRLNDRSDVKCNQNIAIQRNPKILSNDNIAQLPTSVMSHKTLPAYINQSEVLPTLAANWPAGSLSTTSCKTTKESSSIPRATINPSQSSHENKQEPVPDPSLSFNRPQLLTSSGAWLASDPPHQYNLGFTKRNVRVNLKRITGKLQSPGKPTTLTRATDQQNQPSDRISWVATSIPALSDEVKGAQQQVVPIVRHLCQTSVPLKDSIPIMTLPDKDPSTTCNSLSVDLQPTDRERDVTIISDYGKGITDGVLQQSQDSSSSIAFQTECTSEPLILVDASVRSKDADRKDVTLNPSYSRDSRSDLAARKRPQFEDPSEMSLFSDEDEDLSSSLNREIEKAQSILNRSRLKRPRRCKPALSISGELQEE